From the genome of Deltaproteobacteria bacterium, one region includes:
- a CDS encoding ABC transporter permease, with protein sequence MDTLRLVLKNRLALAGGIFILILFFVSIVPSLFTSQDPNRIDVLRVLESPSALHPLGTDELGRDVYARMIHGAGISLKVGFVAVGIATAIGLVIGLFAGFYGGIVDKVLMRFVDIMLCFPSFFLILSAVAFLGPSIYNIMIIIGLTSWMGVARLVRAETLSLKERDFVAAARAQGAGDRRIVFRHILLNALAPVLVSATLGVAGAILTESGLSFLGIGVQPPTPSWGNILTAGKDNIEFAWWLSVYPGLAILFTVLGYNLLGEGIRDAVDPRLRGR encoded by the coding sequence ATCGACACCTTGCGGCTGGTCCTGAAAAACCGGCTCGCCCTCGCGGGCGGGATCTTCATCCTCATCCTTTTTTTCGTATCGATCGTTCCTTCCCTGTTCACATCGCAGGATCCGAACAGGATCGATGTGCTGCGGGTGCTGGAGTCCCCTTCCGCCTTGCATCCCCTGGGGACCGACGAGCTGGGCCGGGACGTTTACGCCCGCATGATCCACGGCGCGGGCATTTCACTGAAGGTGGGGTTCGTCGCAGTCGGCATCGCCACCGCGATCGGCCTGGTCATCGGCCTCTTCGCCGGATTCTACGGCGGCATCGTGGACAAGGTGCTCATGCGGTTCGTGGACATCATGCTTTGCTTTCCGTCGTTTTTTCTTATCCTGTCGGCGGTCGCCTTTCTCGGGCCGTCCATCTACAACATAATGATCATCATCGGGCTTACGAGCTGGATGGGAGTCGCACGGCTGGTCCGCGCGGAAACCCTGTCGCTCAAGGAACGTGACTTCGTGGCCGCGGCGAGGGCGCAGGGGGCAGGGGACAGGCGCATCGTTTTCCGGCACATCCTCCTCAACGCCCTGGCTCCCGTTCTCGTGTCCGCGACGCTTGGCGTGGCGGGAGCGATCCTGACGGAGTCCGGCCTCTCCTTCCTGGGGATCGGCGTTCAGCCGCCGACCCCGTCGTGGGGAAACATCCTGACCGCGGGGAAGGACAACATAGAGTTCGCCTGGTGGCTCTCCGTCTACCCGGGGCTCGCGATCCTGTTCACGGTGCTCGGGTACAATCTCCTCGGCGAAGGGATCCGCGACGC